The genomic stretch GGGCCTCGGCGCGATGCTGTACGAGATTCTATCCGGGGCACCACCGTTCTACGGTTCAACGCCGGAGCAAGTAATCCGGGCGGTTGTCCATCAACCGATTCCACGCTTGAACCTGTCGTTCCCGAGCTTACCCATGGGGCTTTGCGAGCTATGTGCGTCCGCGCTGCACAAAGACAAAACGCTACGAACGACCACCGCGAAAGAATTGGCCGATTCAGTCGAGAAGTGGTTGAACGCCCATGCGGTGCAACAGCAATCGACGGCCGCGCGACAAAAGCTGTTTGAGCTGTCCGATGACATCATGCTCATTTTTGATGGAACGCCAAAAGTGATATGGGCGAATGCAGCTTGGGAGAGTGTGCTCGGTTGGGATCCCGACTCCCTTATCGGCACGCTGCCGAACTCGCTGGTGCATCCTGACGATGTCAATGCCGATGACGAGGTTTACGAGAAACTTGAGCGAGGCGAGACCGCGTCCGGTATCGAGCGACGCACTCAAGCGCGGGATGGTTCTTATCGCTGGTTTTCATGGACGGCCACACCAATCGCAGGTGAACAGTCGATTTGCGCGATTGGTCGCGATATCCACGATCAAAGGCAAAGATCGGCCGACTACGAGTCGTTGCTGAATTCTGCGCCCGATGCCACACTCGTGGTCGACGGCGATCGAGTGATCCGAATGGTCAACCAGCAGATGATCGAGTTGTTTGGCTACCGCGAAGAAGAGCTGCTTGGCCAGAAAATAGAAATACTGCTGCCCGAGCGATTTCGTCAATCGCATCCCCAACATGTAGCGAACTACATGCGACAGCCTTCGGTTCAAAAGATGGCAGATCGCGACGGGCTGATCGGGTTGCACAAGTCCGGAGCGGAGTTTCCGGTCGCCATCAGGCTGAGTCCCGTACAATTGCAATCCGCATTGCATTTCGTCGCCTCCATTCGGACCATTAACTAAGCTCGCCGATGGACACGAAGTCTCAGCATCTTTCCGACGAAACATTAGCGGCATGGCTTGCGGACCGGCTTTCAGATGAGGAAGCATTGTCGGTGGAGTCGCACTTGTGTGACTGTGACGACTGCGCGAAACGTTTGGATGGAGCCATGCCGAAATCCGATACGTTGTTCGATCAACTGAAAGTTGGCTTCGACACCCGAATCGACCGCCCGGACAAGCAGCACTACGAACACATTTTGAAAGAGGCGGAGAAGCGGATCGGTCAAACACTCGGTCGGCATGAAATCACCAGCATTCTTGGTTTGGGTGGGATGGGAGTCGTATTTTCCGCAAAAGACCTAACGATCGATCGTCGTGTTGCGATCAAAGTCCTGCATGCCGACTTTTCCGATTCACCTCAACGCCTCGGTCGTTTCCTCGCAGAAGCCCGAGCCGTTGGAAAACTCTCGCACCCCAACGTACTGGCCATCTTCGATGCCGCCGAAGAAAATGGTTCTCATTACTTGGTCATGGAGTTTGCCACGGGCGGTAGCGTCGCGGATCGCTTGCAGCGACAAGGAAGCCTGCCGCCGAAAGAGGCACGCGACGTGGTTCGCCAAGCCGCCGTCGGACTGTCGGCTGCACACGATTCTGGCCTGATCCATCGCGATCTCAAGCCCGCCAACCTTCTGATTGCCGATGGCGAAGTCATCAAGATCGCCGACTTTGGAATTGCCAAACGCATTGACGATGACAACTTGGGACTGACCCGCGAGGGGCAACTGCTGGGGACACCACATTACATGAGTCCCGAGCAGTGTGCGGGAAAGCTTGTCGACAATCGCAGCGATATCTACTCGTTGGGAGCAACCTACTACAGCCTTTTGACGGGACGGACGCCGTACTTTGCGCGTGATACGCTCGCGAGCATCGTTCATGCGCATTGCCACGAGCCGCCGCCGAATCCCAGAGAAGTGGTGCCAACGACACCCGCCTACGCTGCTGATGTCATCCGACGAGCGATGGCCATCGATCCCGAAGATCGCTACCAATCGCTTGAGTCGATGATCGCTGATCTGGACAGTCGAAACGTTAGCCGCAAGAGCAATCGCCAAATCCCAATCACAAAAATTCCGCGCAGAGTTCTCATCGGCGGCGGAGCCGCAATCGCGTTCGGTGCAGCGGCGTCTTACTTCTGGCCTCACACGGGTGCCGTATCCGGAGACGCGATTCGCGTTGGCATTCTTCATTCGCTCTCAGGCACCATGCGCCAAAGCGAAGAGTCGTTGATCGACGCCTATCACCTTGCAATCACGGAAATCAACGAAGCCGGGGGAGTACTGGGAAGGCCGGTCGAAGCCGCGATCGCCGATGGCAAATCCAACGACGATACTTTCGCCGAACAAGCCGCCCGACTTATCGATCAAGAGCAGGTTTGCACGCTGTTCGGTTGCCTGACATCGTCGAGCCGCAAGACCGTGGTGCCGGTCGTCGAGCAACGCAACCACTTGCTGTTTTATCCCTCGCACCACGAAGGACTCGAAACCAGTCCCAACGTGGTCTACATGGGAGCGGATGTTTCTCAAATGACCGAGGCCTGTGTCCGCTACGCCGTTGAGCGTCAAGGTTATTCGCAGTTCTACTTTGTCGGATCGGACTATATCTATCCACGTGTCGCGTTGGAGATCGCCGATCATGAAGTGCAGAAATATAAAGCCAACCTGGTCGGGCACGCGTTTCTACCCTTGGGCGAATTGCAAGTCAGCCAAATCGTTGACGACATTGAATTGAAGCAGCCTGACGCGATTTTGAACGAGATCGTCGGCGATTCGCAATCCGCGTTCATTCGCGAGCTGAGCCGACGTGGGATTCGCGTCACTCAGTTCGCCATGGCATTGGACGAGCAGCAACTGCACTTCGACAATGCAAACGAAACCGCGGAAAACTATTCCGCACACACGTATTTTCAAAGTCTGAGCAGACCCGAAAGCGCCGCGTTCATCAAACGCTTTCAAGATCAGTATGGCAGTCAACGATATGTCAGTGGAGCGATGGAGTCCGCCTACGCCGGCATGCACTTGTGGGCGACAGCGGTTAACAAAGCCGAGTCCACGAAAGCCACGTCGATTCGCGACGCGATTGCCGGCATCGAATTCCTCGCTCCGAGCGGCCCGCTAAGTATCGACTCGGCGACCTTTTACGCACGACGGCGGCTCTTGATTGGTCGCGTGAGTGGCGATGGTGTCTTTGAGATCGAATATGAAAGTCCCAAGCCGCTCCAGCCGCAGCCCTATCCGAAGTGGCGCACGAAGGAGCAGTGGGACGAACTCACCCATGGCTGGTATCAGACATGGGGAAATCGCTGGTCTGCTCCGACTAACGCCGTAATCACCATCGGCCCATGAATGCCAACGATGGCTTGGAGCTTGCACACTTCTTGTAAGACCAGGCTAATGCGTCGACTTTCCTGAGCTTGACGGGCTGGCAAAGAAAACTCTGTAACACTACCGACGAAGTCTCGCTTTTGTCCGTGTCAGTCGAAAATTGTTTTCGGCATGTTCACGGTTTAGATGGTTTTAGAGGATACAGGGGCGAGCGCGATGAGGATAGCTTCTGTAGAAACGATACGCGGCCTCTTGCAATCCGCGGCAAACTCCGCACGTGCCGCCGCCAACCCACGCCTCAATCCGCCTTCCAGACGACGATAACTCTCGATTGGTTCAACACGGTTGAACGCGATCTTCGTCAAACTTGCACGATGCGGACCTTTCAAGGGATTCAGGGGACCGCATCGTGATTTGCCTGGAATCCACAGTGTTTGCGTGGAAGCAAATGATAAGGACCGCTCGATCGGCGGCTTCGAGACCGAATCAGAAATGGTCAACCTTCGACAAGCGACTTCAGGACTTCTTCATACATGATTCCCTGAATTTTTGCCCCTTCGTCTGAAGCCCAGTCGGTTGCGAGTTCAGCCATGACTTGGTTGGTCGATGTCAATTCGACACCGTGCTTCTCCATGCGGCGCAGGCATGTTTCGTCAGCCAACTGAGTCGGTGAGCCGCCGGCATCGACAACCACTTGCACCCCGAAGCCTTCCTCCACCGCACTGATTGCTGGGTAGACGATGCAAACGTCGTTTGTCAGCCCCGCCATGATCAATCGTTTGCGACCCGTTGCCAAGACTGCTTGCTTGAACGGCTCGTACAACCAGCAATCGACCACTCCGGGGCGCTTGATTCGCTTCTCGTAGTGTTCAGGTGCGATTTGCTGGAGGTCGTCGAGCAGCGTCCCTTGGAAATGGTCCTCTTCGCTACTTGTCAGCACCAGAGGCATGCCGGTCTCCACTGCCGTTCGAGCAAGCGCTCGGGTGTTCTGAACGATGACGTCATAAGGAATGTTTTGAGCAAGCTTGATTGTGCCGCGTTGATGATCAATCAACAGCATTGCCGAGTCTTGAGTAGTGAAGGGGTTTTTCATGTTTACGTCCTTTGAGTTGGATTGACTGGTGGAACTTGACTATCGCGATTGTGGCACAGCGCCTGCAGCCAGTATTGAACAGAATTGCCATTCCAGTGGTTCGTTGTAGATTCATCGCTCGTTTTGAAATCCACCGAAGTGCGCTGCCGGACTCCACTTGGGCGAGACGGGCGGAATCTCAGGCGACAGGTCGGCATAATCGCCGGTCGCATAGGTCACGTCGCCGCCGACTATCGTCAATACGGACTCGATTGACTTGATCTCATCTTCGTTGACGGTGAAGTAGTCCTTCGTTAGGACTGCATTCGTTTTTGTTGGATCAGCACCTGCGGTGAGCAGCAATTCAAGAATGTCTGGGCGGCAGAAGAAACACGCCTGATGAAGTGCCGTTCCGCCGGACTTGTTCTGCAAGTTTAGGTCCACGCCCGCGTTCACCAGCGTTTTTGCGATCTCAGTCTTTCCGAAGATCGTCGCCAAAATCAGAGGCGTGCTGTCGTAAGTCTCCTTCTGATTGAGATCTGTGCCAGCCGCAATATGCTGCTGAACGGCCCGGAGACTACCGACAAGCACGGCGTCGAAGATGCCAACGTCGGGAGCAGTCGCTTCGTCAGTACTTGTCGCACCGATCAGCAGCTTAAGTATAGAATGCCGCTCTCGACGAATCCGCTCAAGATCGAAGTCGGTCTGAAGTCGATCGGCAAGTGCGCTCAAGTATTCCTGCTGCTCAGCATTCCATGGCGATGCTGCAAGATCGACTGCGTTGTATCCAAGGTTATTACGGAGAATCGGGTCGGCTCCAGCGTCAAGCAGCTGATCGACGATCGCGGTGTGCCCAAGAAAGGAGGCCATGTGCAAGGGCGTGTTCCCTTCGCTATTAGCGATGCTCCTGTCGGCGCCTTCTTTCAGCAACACTTCAGTTGCATTGGCTTGACCGAACAGGGATGCTACGTGCAGAGGTGTCAGCTCGTCAGCCAGCTTTGCATCGACCGAAACGCCGTCACGCAGCTCATCAGCGAGCATATCCATGTTGCCTGTGGCTGCGGCAAGCCAAATGCTGTCTTCCAAAGGTAATCCGACAGCGACCTTTCCAAGTGACGGAGACGCCATCACGGATCTTTGCGGCGGAAAGTTCATCAAGAGAATTGCCAGCAGAATCGTCGCGGCCAACGTCGAAACGCCCGACACCCATTTCCAGATTGCCT from Rubripirellula tenax encodes the following:
- a CDS encoding isochorismatase family protein, which gives rise to MKNPFTTQDSAMLLIDHQRGTIKLAQNIPYDVIVQNTRALARTAVETGMPLVLTSSEEDHFQGTLLDDLQQIAPEHYEKRIKRPGVVDCWLYEPFKQAVLATGRKRLIMAGLTNDVCIVYPAISAVEEGFGVQVVVDAGGSPTQLADETCLRRMEKHGVELTSTNQVMAELATDWASDEGAKIQGIMYEEVLKSLVEG
- a CDS encoding ankyrin repeat domain-containing protein, with protein sequence MAATILLAILLMNFPPQRSVMASPSLGKVAVGLPLEDSIWLAAATGNMDMLADELRDGVSVDAKLADELTPLHVASLFGQANATEVLLKEGADRSIANSEGNTPLHMASFLGHTAIVDQLLDAGADPILRNNLGYNAVDLAASPWNAEQQEYLSALADRLQTDFDLERIRRERHSILKLLIGATSTDEATAPDVGIFDAVLVGSLRAVQQHIAAGTDLNQKETYDSTPLILATIFGKTEIAKTLVNAGVDLNLQNKSGGTALHQACFFCRPDILELLLTAGADPTKTNAVLTKDYFTVNEDEIKSIESVLTIVGGDVTYATGDYADLSPEIPPVSPKWSPAAHFGGFQNER
- a CDS encoding bifunctional serine/threonine-protein kinase/ABC transporter substrate-binding protein, which encodes MDTKSQHLSDETLAAWLADRLSDEEALSVESHLCDCDDCAKRLDGAMPKSDTLFDQLKVGFDTRIDRPDKQHYEHILKEAEKRIGQTLGRHEITSILGLGGMGVVFSAKDLTIDRRVAIKVLHADFSDSPQRLGRFLAEARAVGKLSHPNVLAIFDAAEENGSHYLVMEFATGGSVADRLQRQGSLPPKEARDVVRQAAVGLSAAHDSGLIHRDLKPANLLIADGEVIKIADFGIAKRIDDDNLGLTREGQLLGTPHYMSPEQCAGKLVDNRSDIYSLGATYYSLLTGRTPYFARDTLASIVHAHCHEPPPNPREVVPTTPAYAADVIRRAMAIDPEDRYQSLESMIADLDSRNVSRKSNRQIPITKIPRRVLIGGGAAIAFGAAASYFWPHTGAVSGDAIRVGILHSLSGTMRQSEESLIDAYHLAITEINEAGGVLGRPVEAAIADGKSNDDTFAEQAARLIDQEQVCTLFGCLTSSSRKTVVPVVEQRNHLLFYPSHHEGLETSPNVVYMGADVSQMTEACVRYAVERQGYSQFYFVGSDYIYPRVALEIADHEVQKYKANLVGHAFLPLGELQVSQIVDDIELKQPDAILNEIVGDSQSAFIRELSRRGIRVTQFAMALDEQQLHFDNANETAENYSAHTYFQSLSRPESAAFIKRFQDQYGSQRYVSGAMESAYAGMHLWATAVNKAESTKATSIRDAIAGIEFLAPSGPLSIDSATFYARRRLLIGRVSGDGVFEIEYESPKPLQPQPYPKWRTKEQWDELTHGWYQTWGNRWSAPTNAVITIGP
- a CDS encoding protein kinase domain-containing protein, yielding MNVETHLTQEQLQRWVRQELAEADEELVERHLQTCDDCALLIDDLEIEIDPFVDVLRVSASAASDTVSAGFLTQFAHESGDSAAAERRSLSSSARWQPELLLASGGIGEVWVALDLLLGRTVALKKLKQETAGIPSIQRRFLTEARITAQINHPGTVTVMDLVDDGPDSFYVMTLVQGKSLAELIQRAHREQPASKEFDSSMSQLVRHWIMVARTIAYAHTKSVLHRDIKSENVIVGEYGQVTVIDWGLAKRMDARDEESEAIEPTLPAQNSPLATRPGIRLGTPCFMAPEQALGENASIDEQTDVWGLGAMLYEILSGAPPFYGSTPEQVIRAVVHQPIPRLNLSFPSLPMGLCELCASALHKDKTLRTTTAKELADSVEKWLNAHAVQQQSTAARQKLFELSDDIMLIFDGTPKVIWANAAWESVLGWDPDSLIGTLPNSLVHPDDVNADDEVYEKLERGETASGIERRTQARDGSYRWFSWTATPIAGEQSICAIGRDIHDQRQRSADYESLLNSAPDATLVVDGDRVIRMVNQQMIELFGYREEELLGQKIEILLPERFRQSHPQHVANYMRQPSVQKMADRDGLIGLHKSGAEFPVAIRLSPVQLQSALHFVASIRTIN